In Microvenator marinus, one genomic interval encodes:
- a CDS encoding CPBP family intramembrane glutamic endopeptidase, translating into MPKQPKQDAKKPVKSAKTEKPSAKAKVAKGKFGSYFDESKDLGTSLILVMPLFIIYQIGILMTGGVRNGVDFVSDVMWLISDGSLGVYLGINGAIFAGFAITLATLRHKGTWHPGLFPFILLESTIYAMFLGTAVIQLMSTLGLSPLLATGSEGEWGIITKVVLSLGAGIYEETVFRLIGMGGLYWLARKVMDIPSWMAAIAALLISSFVFSAIHYVGPLGDAFTMGSFLFRFFAGILLAAIFYLRGFAVAVYTHAIYDIIVMVFR; encoded by the coding sequence ATGCCAAAGCAGCCAAAACAAGACGCGAAGAAGCCCGTAAAATCTGCAAAGACTGAGAAGCCGAGCGCAAAGGCAAAGGTCGCGAAGGGAAAGTTTGGGTCGTACTTCGACGAGTCGAAAGACCTCGGAACAAGCTTGATTTTGGTGATGCCGCTCTTCATCATCTATCAGATCGGTATCCTGATGACCGGCGGGGTTAGAAACGGTGTGGACTTCGTCTCCGACGTGATGTGGTTGATTTCGGACGGCAGTCTTGGCGTCTATCTCGGCATCAACGGGGCAATCTTCGCCGGTTTCGCCATCACGCTCGCCACTCTCAGGCATAAAGGCACATGGCATCCAGGTCTCTTTCCGTTCATCCTCCTCGAGAGCACCATCTACGCGATGTTCCTTGGCACTGCGGTGATTCAGCTCATGTCTACGCTCGGACTTTCGCCGCTTTTGGCCACGGGCTCCGAGGGCGAATGGGGCATCATCACCAAGGTAGTGCTGAGTCTTGGCGCCGGTATCTACGAGGAGACCGTGTTTCGCTTGATCGGGATGGGCGGGCTCTATTGGCTGGCGCGCAAGGTCATGGATATCCCAAGCTGGATGGCTGCGATTGCGGCACTACTCATTTCGAGCTTCGTCTTCAGCGCGATTCACTACGTCGGACCGCTCGGTGATGCGTTCACCATGGGGTCATTCTTGTTCAGATTCTTTGCAGGGATCCTTCTGGCTGCTATCTTCTATTTGCGAGGATTTGCGGTCGCGGTATACACGCACGCGATTTACGACATTATCGTCATGGTCTTTCGCTAA
- a CDS encoding transglycosylase domain-containing protein, whose protein sequence is MTKILRNFGLVLLFVTILGVVVGVVVFRNTFQTPDLPEIRSLEPTFPSRIETLDGQWMDGAFATKPVHLNELPAHVPQAFIAAEDHEFYSHHAFSVRGMIRAALANWRGEKITQGASTITQQLARQFVGSERTYDRKIREILLARRIEEHYTKDEILDVYLKSVFFGSNATGLTQASWRFFHKDPRELSVVEAATLAGVLPAPSVYNPHANLELARRERDRVLRRMAETGVLEPAEAERLRGTPIELAQTPAPSVHRELLASARRALSEHFGEDAWEKGGITVVVQEDLALVGRAREALHKGVLELMERQEKTWEPDSGEPPVFEGAMMVADTKTGRVLASVGTAFEGSSEFDRSRQACRQPGSLFKPIVYAEAVSRGISVATMLNDLPLEMETAYGPVWNPRNADFDFRGYMMLADALAASRNIPVLRLAQHLGYESIIKRARTMGVESLIDPARSMPLGASCVRVFEMMRVYAAFQRGGLSMPYADIAYFKMPDGSVSHDYLSLGGTDHRADETLRPTQVLSPEVAFVMMNLLRRVVVRGTAYELDNAWNVAAKTGTTNQYDAWFAALDGERVYIVWIGAEKHDTPLGRRENAARVAMPVFEYFFEEFAPGTLDLSPENAPKRIEFHAIDRTSGLLSKDGSDVLPFLPRTKPYDWAPSKATRQAQSVDQLYTEF, encoded by the coding sequence ATGACGAAAATCTTGCGAAATTTCGGGTTAGTATTGCTCTTCGTCACGATTCTCGGGGTCGTTGTAGGTGTCGTAGTTTTTCGAAATACGTTTCAGACCCCAGATTTGCCCGAAATTCGTTCGCTGGAGCCCACATTTCCGAGCCGTATAGAGACCCTAGACGGGCAATGGATGGACGGGGCATTTGCCACAAAACCTGTTCACTTGAACGAGCTTCCGGCGCACGTTCCACAGGCCTTCATCGCCGCCGAAGACCACGAGTTTTATTCGCACCATGCGTTCAGTGTTCGCGGTATGATTCGTGCCGCACTGGCAAACTGGAGAGGCGAGAAAATCACTCAGGGCGCAAGTACCATCACTCAGCAATTGGCCAGGCAGTTCGTAGGTTCGGAGCGTACTTATGACCGTAAGATTCGCGAGATCTTGCTCGCAAGACGTATCGAGGAGCATTACACCAAAGATGAGATACTCGACGTCTATCTCAAGAGTGTGTTCTTTGGGTCGAACGCTACAGGCTTGACTCAGGCTTCGTGGAGATTTTTCCACAAAGATCCAAGGGAGTTGAGCGTTGTGGAGGCTGCAACCCTTGCAGGAGTGCTGCCCGCACCGAGCGTCTACAACCCTCACGCAAATCTTGAGCTCGCACGTCGGGAGCGCGATCGAGTTTTGAGGCGAATGGCCGAGACGGGAGTCTTAGAACCTGCCGAGGCTGAAAGGCTCCGAGGCACTCCAATCGAGCTCGCACAAACCCCTGCGCCGTCCGTCCACCGTGAGTTACTGGCGAGCGCTCGGCGCGCACTGAGCGAACACTTCGGCGAAGATGCGTGGGAAAAAGGAGGAATCACCGTGGTGGTCCAGGAAGACCTTGCGCTGGTGGGGCGCGCGCGTGAGGCTCTCCACAAAGGCGTCTTGGAACTCATGGAACGACAAGAAAAGACGTGGGAGCCGGACTCTGGTGAGCCTCCAGTCTTTGAAGGGGCGATGATGGTGGCTGATACCAAGACTGGTAGGGTCCTTGCGTCTGTGGGGACAGCCTTTGAGGGCTCGTCGGAGTTCGACCGGTCGCGCCAAGCGTGTAGGCAGCCAGGGAGCCTCTTCAAGCCGATTGTCTATGCGGAAGCAGTTTCGAGGGGGATCAGCGTGGCTACCATGTTGAACGATCTGCCTCTTGAGATGGAGACAGCTTACGGACCCGTGTGGAACCCCAGAAATGCCGACTTTGACTTTCGCGGATACATGATGCTCGCCGATGCGCTCGCCGCCAGCCGCAATATCCCAGTGTTGAGGCTTGCACAGCATCTCGGGTACGAATCTATCATCAAGCGCGCGCGGACGATGGGGGTGGAATCTTTGATCGACCCGGCACGCTCTATGCCACTCGGTGCCAGCTGTGTTCGGGTTTTCGAGATGATGAGAGTGTACGCAGCGTTTCAGCGCGGTGGCCTCTCCATGCCCTACGCAGACATCGCGTACTTCAAAATGCCAGATGGCTCAGTTTCTCATGATTATCTCAGTCTTGGCGGTACAGATCATCGCGCAGATGAAACCCTTCGCCCCACCCAGGTTTTGAGTCCCGAAGTCGCTTTCGTCATGATGAATCTTCTTCGCCGAGTGGTCGTCCGAGGCACTGCCTACGAGCTCGATAACGCATGGAACGTGGCGGCAAAGACTGGAACCACTAATCAGTACGACGCCTGGTTTGCGGCGCTTGACGGTGAGCGAGTTTATATTGTTTGGATAGGCGCGGAGAAGCACGATACTCCGCTCGGTCGGCGAGAAAATGCCGCGCGTGTGGCGATGCCAGTGTTTGAGTATTTCTTTGAGGAGTTTGCGCCGGGAACTTTGGATCTGAGCCCCGAGAATGCGCCCAAGCGGATTGAGTTCCATGCCATCGACCGGACCTCTGGTCTCCTCTCGAAAGATGGCTCAGATGTACTTCCCTTTCTGCCCCGTACCAAACCTTACGATTGGGCACCTTCCAAAGCTACGCGTCAGGCTCAATCCGTGGACCAACTCTACACGGAGTTTTAG
- a CDS encoding helicase-related protein, giving the protein MWQPGTKLIREVSPELGVGIITAVDGRFIDVFFPSTAATMRLSTDHGGLAPVELFPGDDVQIQGEGEVAKITSIQGRIALLDNGKRAEIQTLWPVYKPKTLVDKLAEGELDAHGELLHRLDGYKLLNYRRNVDVASLLGGRVELFAHQLDTAARAVARDEVRWLLADEVGLGKTVVACMIASSLVRQGRVEQALILAPDTLTVQWLGELYRKFHQVFVHIDEERVDSVAKDFGKRANPFEIHPLSILSLELLEKRPDLQLLLEKAMPDLVIVDEAHQVADSETADVILPLVARAKHALCLTATPFQSDADKGDEVFLKIAEALRLEILDEDGTRQVSNVSAVTRDDIHALGKRVPNPVDIEDFSGPLEVQDPRVAWLVKAANEWKNEGKKALVFVENATRAQALNDVLTRELMGRVFMFHERMSTGARDIELAQFQLSKSPVLVSSGAGSEGRNFQFCDVLVHLDLPRDPMVLEQRIGRLDRIGRTEAIPIVYFRKPDDDVAKNYESMRIFEEATMGAKRHAGWSFPDSHVREESEAVMRRIPADLDSLTQKFVLQAAERLGLDVVEKEGSAAYFFEYGGGVVVDAIPGLHEGTRFLGTFDRAEAVRSDLFDFFANGHQLVESLLAELEDSRMGRVSAVKLDKELRKRLRGVYLLLLEGKGVASPRMIPLADASGIPPKGLQREGERILAELSSASPLSGTQASMIFRKFESKLDGVEIDHDALVTCVLCVAMD; this is encoded by the coding sequence ATGTGGCAACCAGGTACCAAGCTGATACGCGAGGTCTCTCCAGAGCTCGGTGTGGGCATCATTACGGCCGTCGATGGCCGCTTTATCGACGTCTTCTTCCCGTCAACCGCAGCCACGATGCGACTCTCTACGGATCATGGTGGATTGGCGCCCGTTGAGCTCTTCCCTGGCGACGACGTCCAGATCCAAGGGGAGGGCGAAGTTGCAAAGATCACCAGTATTCAAGGGCGTATCGCGCTTTTGGACAATGGCAAACGCGCCGAGATCCAGACACTTTGGCCGGTCTACAAGCCGAAGACTCTCGTCGATAAGTTGGCCGAAGGTGAGCTTGATGCCCACGGCGAGCTCTTGCATCGACTCGATGGTTATAAGCTGTTGAACTACAGGCGAAATGTGGACGTGGCGAGCCTTTTGGGGGGCCGCGTTGAGCTCTTCGCCCATCAGCTCGACACCGCAGCGCGTGCCGTCGCGCGCGACGAGGTGCGTTGGCTGCTCGCCGACGAGGTAGGCCTCGGAAAGACTGTGGTGGCGTGTATGATCGCGTCGTCGCTCGTTCGGCAAGGCCGCGTTGAGCAGGCACTGATCCTTGCGCCGGATACCTTGACCGTGCAGTGGCTTGGTGAGCTCTATCGCAAGTTCCATCAGGTCTTTGTGCATATCGACGAAGAACGTGTGGATTCGGTGGCCAAGGATTTTGGCAAGCGCGCGAACCCGTTCGAGATCCACCCGTTGAGTATCCTGAGCCTTGAGCTCTTGGAGAAGCGTCCAGACCTTCAATTGCTTCTCGAAAAAGCGATGCCGGACTTAGTGATTGTGGACGAGGCGCACCAGGTTGCGGACTCCGAGACGGCCGATGTGATCCTGCCTTTGGTGGCGCGTGCAAAGCACGCTCTTTGCCTGACAGCCACACCGTTTCAGTCGGATGCGGACAAAGGTGATGAAGTCTTCCTGAAGATTGCCGAGGCGCTTCGACTCGAGATTCTAGACGAAGATGGAACCCGTCAGGTCTCCAATGTTTCGGCCGTCACCCGAGACGATATTCATGCTCTGGGTAAACGTGTCCCCAATCCAGTCGATATCGAGGACTTTTCTGGTCCGCTCGAGGTTCAAGACCCTCGCGTTGCGTGGCTAGTTAAAGCGGCGAACGAGTGGAAAAATGAGGGCAAGAAGGCCCTTGTCTTCGTTGAAAATGCTACTCGCGCACAGGCCTTGAATGATGTGCTCACGCGCGAGCTCATGGGACGCGTATTCATGTTCCACGAGCGCATGAGTACTGGGGCACGTGACATTGAGTTGGCACAATTTCAACTCTCCAAATCGCCGGTTCTCGTCTCCTCGGGCGCGGGAAGCGAAGGGCGAAACTTCCAGTTTTGCGACGTCCTCGTACACCTCGATCTGCCGCGCGATCCGATGGTTTTGGAGCAAAGAATCGGGCGTCTCGACCGCATCGGGCGTACAGAAGCTATCCCGATTGTCTACTTCCGAAAGCCTGATGACGATGTGGCCAAGAACTACGAGTCGATGCGCATTTTTGAAGAAGCGACGATGGGTGCCAAGCGTCATGCTGGCTGGTCTTTCCCCGACTCACACGTGCGTGAAGAGTCTGAAGCTGTGATGCGCAGGATTCCAGCGGACCTCGATAGTCTGACGCAGAAATTTGTCCTCCAGGCCGCCGAGCGCCTCGGGCTCGATGTGGTGGAGAAAGAGGGAAGTGCGGCCTATTTCTTCGAGTACGGCGGTGGTGTCGTGGTTGACGCGATCCCGGGGCTTCACGAGGGCACACGATTCCTCGGAACCTTTGATCGCGCCGAAGCGGTGAGGAGCGATTTGTTCGATTTCTTCGCCAACGGCCATCAACTCGTCGAGTCTCTGCTGGCCGAGCTCGAAGATAGCCGCATGGGGCGTGTAAGTGCGGTCAAGCTCGACAAAGAGTTGCGCAAACGTCTGCGCGGCGTTTATTTGCTCTTGCTCGAAGGTAAGGGTGTGGCTTCTCCTCGGATGATCCCACTAGCCGATGCCAGCGGAATTCCGCCGAAGGGCCTGCAGCGCGAGGGTGAACGCATACTCGCCGAACTGTCGAGTGCCTCGCCACTTTCCGGCACACAGGCGTCCATGATATTCCGAAAATTCGAGTCGAAATTGGACGGTGTTGAAATCGACCACGACGCGCTGGTAACTTGCGTACTCTGTGTCGCAATGGACTGA
- a CDS encoding DegT/DnrJ/EryC1/StrS family aminotransferase — MNDYPRIYLSSPHIGESERRYVQEAFDTNWVAPLGPNVDRFEEEFARYVGTKHAAALSSGTAAIHLALELAGVGAGDEVICSSLTFVASVNPIRYVGANPVLVDSEPDSWNICPELLKEFLARRAEVNRIPKALVLVHLYGQSANIEPIMALANEYGIVVIEDAAEALGATYKERSPGSFGKAGVFSFNGNKIITTSGGGMLVSDDESLIKHARKLATQARDPAPYYEHSEVGYNYRMSNVLAGIGRGQLEVIEDRVAARRAVFQRYTDELSDLPMSFQPEASWGRHTRWLTCLTLDEPEHQPEDVRQYLERTNIEARPVWKPMHLQPLYAGCEMVGGSVCQRLFSRGLCLPSGSNMTAEEQTRVIVALREFFERD, encoded by the coding sequence ATGAACGATTACCCCCGTATTTACTTGTCTTCACCGCATATCGGTGAGTCGGAGAGACGCTATGTTCAAGAGGCGTTTGACACCAATTGGGTGGCGCCACTCGGCCCCAATGTAGATAGGTTTGAGGAGGAGTTTGCGCGATACGTTGGCACGAAGCATGCCGCGGCGCTGAGTTCGGGAACAGCGGCCATTCATCTCGCTCTGGAACTCGCCGGCGTGGGCGCCGGGGACGAGGTCATCTGTTCGAGTCTGACCTTTGTGGCGTCTGTGAACCCCATCAGGTACGTGGGAGCGAATCCGGTATTGGTAGATTCGGAGCCGGATTCGTGGAATATCTGCCCTGAATTGCTCAAAGAGTTTTTGGCCCGCCGCGCCGAGGTCAATCGCATCCCCAAGGCTCTCGTGTTGGTGCACCTTTACGGTCAAAGCGCCAATATTGAACCGATCATGGCCCTGGCAAATGAGTATGGAATTGTGGTCATCGAGGATGCCGCTGAGGCGCTCGGTGCGACGTACAAAGAGAGAAGCCCCGGATCGTTTGGAAAGGCCGGTGTTTTCTCGTTCAACGGCAACAAGATCATCACGACGTCCGGCGGCGGAATGCTCGTCAGTGACGACGAATCGTTGATCAAACACGCCCGGAAATTGGCCACCCAGGCTCGCGATCCCGCACCTTATTACGAACATTCCGAGGTGGGTTATAACTACCGGATGTCCAATGTTCTCGCGGGGATCGGTCGAGGGCAACTCGAGGTGATCGAGGACCGAGTGGCGGCCCGACGGGCGGTTTTCCAACGCTACACGGATGAGCTTTCAGACCTACCGATGAGTTTTCAACCCGAGGCTTCATGGGGGCGTCACACGCGGTGGTTGACCTGTTTGACGCTTGATGAGCCTGAACACCAGCCCGAGGACGTGCGCCAGTATCTCGAGCGCACGAATATCGAGGCAAGGCCGGTTTGGAAACCCATGCATCTGCAGCCCCTCTATGCGGGATGTGAGATGGTGGGCGGGAGCGTGTGTCAGCGCCTCTTTAGCCGTGGACTTTGCCTCCCGTCCGGTTCGAATATGACCGCTGAAGAACAAACTCGGGTCATCGTCGCCTTGCGCGAGTTCTTCGAGCGTGATTAA
- a CDS encoding twin-arginine translocase TatA/TatE family subunit — MFSITEIVLLLVIILLVFGLGKLNTLGKDIKQAKESFKEGYETGDPDPQDPPVHLSEEAPDIKHTGPKPGTRSPGIEDAEIEEAP; from the coding sequence ATGTTCAGCATAACCGAAATTGTCCTTCTTCTCGTGATCATTCTCTTGGTCTTTGGCCTTGGGAAATTGAACACGCTTGGCAAGGATATCAAGCAGGCCAAGGAGAGCTTTAAAGAAGGCTACGAGACCGGCGACCCAGATCCTCAGGATCCGCCAGTTCATCTCTCTGAGGAAGCGCCAGATATCAAACATACCGGGCCTAAGCCCGGCACCCGCTCACCCGGCATCGAAGACGCCGAGATTGAGGAGGCCCCATGA
- the tkt gene encoding transketolase, protein MTNMLAELSINTIRTLSMDAVQKANSGHPGAPMGLAAAAYVIWKRHLRHNPANPHWANRDRFVLSNGHASMLIYSLLHLTGYEVPMSEIQNFRQWGSITPGHPEVGMTPGVEVTTGPLGQGLSTAVGMAIAEAQLRERYNGIIDHYTFGICSDGDLMEGVTAEACSIAGHLGLGNLIFLFDDNQITIDGRTDITFTEDVLKRFEAYGWHVDSVSDGNDIEAIDAAINRAKSIRDKPSMIAVKTTIGFGSPNKADTSGSHGSPLGDAEIALTKKALGWQWEIPFFVPTETREHMDARAEGAEREATWLEKFEAWRTESPEAAQELERRLSGELPSGLGDVLPKFEPDSKGMATRNSGGKVIGALYEVLPELTGGSADLAGSTKTLHPKFGVIETGKFNGQNIHYGVREHGMAAIANGMCLHGGVRGFGSTFLVFADYMRPALRVAALSHIPSLMVFTHDSIGLGEDGPTHQPVEHLASLRAIPNYVVLRPADANEVAECWMVALKRKDGPSALVLTRQDVPTYDRKALGGFGDATRGAYVLADSEGTPDVILIATGSEVQCAVEAREVLEKDGIKTRVVSMPSWEVFDAQPQEWKDRVLPPDVTARLSIEAGIAMGWEKWVGPKGESIAMTGFGASAPAEVLFEKFGFSAQNVHARAKALTTRAQSA, encoded by the coding sequence ATGACGAATATGCTCGCCGAGCTCAGCATCAACACAATTCGAACACTCTCGATGGACGCTGTCCAGAAAGCCAATAGCGGCCATCCCGGAGCACCGATGGGACTCGCGGCGGCGGCTTACGTCATTTGGAAGCGTCACCTGCGTCATAATCCAGCAAACCCCCATTGGGCAAATCGCGATCGATTTGTGCTCTCGAACGGACACGCGTCCATGCTGATTTATTCGCTCCTCCACCTCACAGGGTACGAGGTCCCGATGAGCGAGATTCAGAACTTCCGTCAGTGGGGAAGCATCACGCCAGGACACCCCGAGGTGGGCATGACTCCTGGGGTTGAGGTCACCACAGGGCCGCTCGGCCAAGGGCTTTCGACCGCGGTAGGCATGGCGATTGCCGAGGCACAGCTTCGCGAGCGCTACAACGGCATCATCGACCACTACACCTTTGGAATTTGTTCCGATGGCGACCTCATGGAGGGCGTGACGGCCGAGGCGTGTTCGATTGCAGGGCACCTTGGGCTCGGCAACCTGATTTTCCTTTTTGATGACAATCAGATCACCATCGACGGCCGCACAGACATTACGTTTACCGAAGACGTCTTGAAACGATTCGAGGCGTACGGATGGCACGTGGATTCGGTGTCTGATGGAAACGATATTGAAGCGATTGACGCGGCCATCAATCGGGCGAAGTCGATTCGAGACAAGCCGAGCATGATCGCCGTCAAGACGACGATCGGCTTTGGCTCACCGAACAAAGCTGACACGTCCGGCTCGCATGGCTCACCGCTTGGGGATGCCGAGATCGCGCTGACGAAGAAGGCGCTCGGGTGGCAATGGGAGATTCCGTTCTTCGTGCCGACCGAGACACGCGAACATATGGACGCTCGTGCCGAAGGTGCTGAGCGCGAGGCGACGTGGCTTGAGAAGTTTGAGGCGTGGCGAACGGAGTCGCCCGAGGCAGCACAGGAACTCGAACGCCGCCTTTCGGGAGAGCTTCCGAGCGGACTCGGCGATGTCTTGCCGAAGTTCGAGCCGGATTCCAAAGGCATGGCCACCCGCAACTCAGGCGGCAAGGTCATTGGCGCGTTGTACGAAGTTCTGCCTGAGCTAACTGGAGGCTCGGCTGACCTCGCGGGCTCGACCAAAACGCTCCACCCAAAATTTGGCGTGATCGAGACTGGCAAATTCAACGGTCAGAACATTCATTACGGGGTGCGTGAGCACGGTATGGCTGCGATTGCGAACGGCATGTGCTTGCATGGTGGTGTGCGCGGATTTGGGTCTACGTTCCTGGTGTTCGCCGACTATATGCGCCCTGCGTTGAGAGTAGCCGCGCTGAGCCATATTCCGTCGCTGATGGTGTTCACACACGACTCGATTGGACTCGGCGAAGATGGCCCAACTCACCAGCCTGTGGAACATCTGGCTAGCCTCAGGGCGATTCCGAATTACGTGGTGTTGAGGCCTGCTGATGCCAATGAGGTCGCCGAGTGTTGGATGGTCGCGCTAAAGCGAAAAGACGGCCCGAGCGCTCTGGTGCTCACGCGTCAGGATGTACCGACTTATGACCGCAAGGCTCTCGGTGGGTTTGGCGATGCGACGCGCGGCGCGTACGTGCTGGCTGACTCAGAAGGCACACCCGACGTGATCTTGATCGCCACCGGCAGTGAGGTTCAATGTGCCGTTGAGGCACGTGAGGTCTTGGAAAAGGACGGCATCAAAACTCGGGTTGTGAGCATGCCTTCATGGGAGGTTTTCGATGCTCAGCCTCAGGAGTGGAAGGACCGTGTGCTTCCTCCAGACGTGACGGCGCGCCTGAGTATCGAGGCTGGCATCGCGATGGGTTGGGAGAAATGGGTTGGACCGAAGGGCGAAAGCATTGCGATGACGGGCTTTGGTGCGTCAGCGCCGGCAGAAGTTCTCTTTGAGAAGTTCGGCTTCAGTGCTCAAAATGTTCATGCCCGGGCTAAAGCACTGACTACGCGGGCTCAGTCCGCGTAA
- the fghA gene encoding S-formylglutathione hydrolase produces the protein MKKIESHRSFAGHQEVWEHQSEVLGVPMKVGVWVPDGADHTTPVLYFLSGLTCTEQNFITKSGFQRIASELKVLVVAPDTSPRGEGVPNDDAYDLGQGAGFYVNATQAPWSKHFKMYDYITKELLALVENQFPNSGKRGIFGHSMGGHGALMIALKNPGMFQSVSAFSPIVAPTQVPWGEKAFGAYLGPDREAWKAWDTCELIKSAKERLHILVDQGADDNFLPQLQPELLKEACEAHDHPLTLRMHSGFDHSYYFISTFIEDHFRHFASSI, from the coding sequence ATGAAAAAGATCGAATCACACAGAAGTTTTGCTGGCCATCAAGAGGTTTGGGAACATCAGTCCGAGGTTCTCGGAGTGCCTATGAAAGTGGGAGTCTGGGTACCCGATGGCGCTGACCACACCACGCCTGTTCTCTACTTCTTGAGCGGCCTGACCTGCACCGAACAGAACTTCATCACCAAATCCGGATTTCAGAGAATCGCGTCTGAACTCAAAGTTCTAGTCGTCGCACCGGATACGAGCCCACGCGGCGAGGGAGTCCCAAATGATGACGCCTACGACCTTGGACAAGGCGCGGGTTTCTACGTCAATGCCACTCAGGCACCGTGGTCCAAGCACTTCAAGATGTACGACTACATCACCAAAGAACTCCTCGCTTTGGTCGAGAACCAATTCCCGAACTCCGGCAAGCGCGGCATCTTCGGGCACTCCATGGGAGGCCATGGAGCCCTCATGATAGCCTTGAAGAATCCGGGTATGTTCCAAAGTGTGTCGGCCTTTTCACCGATCGTCGCGCCGACCCAGGTGCCATGGGGCGAAAAGGCGTTTGGCGCTTATCTTGGGCCAGATCGCGAAGCGTGGAAGGCATGGGATACCTGTGAGTTGATCAAGAGTGCGAAGGAGCGCCTGCACATCCTGGTGGATCAAGGCGCTGACGATAATTTTTTGCCGCAGCTGCAACCAGAGTTGCTTAAGGAGGCGTGCGAGGCACATGACCACCCCTTGACTCTCAGAATGCATTCAGGCTTTGATCATAGCTACTACTTCATCTCGACCTTTATCGAAGATCACTTCAGACACTTTGCCTCAAGCATCTAA
- a CDS encoding DUF4846 domain-containing protein: MANFARLMGLLALCLVFLGPGLAWADVETKPLSDVVQPPEGWTRVDVEEGSFAAFLRTLPIRQDRTWVKAFDGERLKSPSAHIVNIDVGTRDLQQCADSVIRLHAEWLWEQKKPEWLKYHFTSGDLTTWPAWAKGERYKVKGSKVERVMSGANDSSRKNFRRWLNTVFMYAGTQSLHRDSIKPEPKDVQIGDFYNQPGGPGHVVIVLDIAVKDGKKMAILGQGFMPAQEFHVIKASNAIDGVWFELPESADEQLVTPSWGPFKGSQLLRFKNL; the protein is encoded by the coding sequence TTGGCGAATTTTGCAAGATTGATGGGTTTATTGGCGCTTTGTTTGGTGTTTTTGGGGCCGGGGCTCGCGTGGGCAGATGTGGAAACAAAGCCCTTGTCCGATGTAGTTCAACCCCCCGAAGGATGGACTCGGGTGGATGTAGAGGAAGGCTCGTTTGCGGCATTTCTTCGCACGCTCCCGATTCGCCAAGATCGCACCTGGGTCAAAGCGTTTGACGGTGAGCGACTCAAGAGTCCCTCCGCACATATCGTCAATATCGACGTCGGCACGCGCGACCTGCAACAGTGCGCGGATTCGGTGATTCGACTGCACGCTGAGTGGCTCTGGGAGCAAAAGAAACCCGAATGGCTAAAGTACCATTTCACGAGCGGAGACCTTACGACCTGGCCGGCCTGGGCGAAGGGAGAACGCTATAAAGTGAAAGGCTCCAAGGTTGAGCGCGTTATGAGTGGCGCAAACGATAGTTCGCGTAAGAACTTCAGGCGATGGCTCAATACCGTGTTCATGTACGCGGGCACCCAATCGCTCCATCGCGACAGCATCAAGCCCGAGCCCAAAGATGTTCAAATCGGAGATTTCTACAACCAGCCGGGTGGTCCCGGTCATGTGGTGATCGTTCTGGATATCGCGGTCAAAGACGGGAAAAAGATGGCAATTCTCGGCCAGGGGTTTATGCCTGCTCAAGAGTTTCACGTGATCAAGGCATCAAACGCTATCGATGGTGTATGGTTCGAACTCCCGGAAAGCGCCGACGAGCAACTGGTCACGCCTTCCTGGGGACCGTTCAAAGGTTCTCAACTTTTGAGGTTTAAAAACTTATGA